One Anatilimnocola floriformis genomic window, TACATGATCAAAGAGTTCATTGATCCGCACTTGTATCGGTTGCTACGCAATTCGTTCAATGTGTCCAGCCTCCACGACTACGGAGAGTTCCTTTCGCTTCCCGCTGATCACGACGGGATCACGAAGCGAAAGCGGCAGACGGACAAGGCCGCACGATGGATCAAGAAACATGTGAAGGAATAGACTTGATTCGCTCCGAACCTATCACTGCCTATTGATGTCCTTCTTAACTGGTGAGTTCGATGCCGGAAAATATGGGGGCGGGGATGACCAAGATGCGATACATGTTGGACGAGGATTTCGAGGCTGATGGCCGATGGTGGCTGCCTGACCGTCCCGATGAATGGCGGTACGGCACGATTCTATTTTCGCAGCGTGACCTGAAACTGAAAATCCACGGCTCGCTGGAAAGCAAGGAAACGGTTCAGGCCGAAGCAGGCGTATGGCGTCGAGATTTCCGGCGATTCGATACGATCTATGGTGTCCTCAACGATGGAAAGCGGGTCACCCTGCTGAAGTGTCGGGCGCAGGGCGGCACATCCGACATGCAGGAAGCGCTGATTTCGATCTACGGGGCGATTTATGGAGTTGTCGGCCACCATTGTCAACCGTTCGATGAACAGCGTTTCACCGATTGGCGATTCAACTGCAACCGGCTTGATGACTTCACTGCGAATCTGACGATCACTTGGGACGAACGAACGAACGAGGTAGGCGACTTTTCCGGCATCGGTGTGGATCACACTGCGCCGCCGAAGCAGTTGTACGAGAGCCAATGCACGGATGCCAAATGGCAATTTGAATCCGAGTTATGGTTCAAAACTAAGATCGGCAAGCCAAAGGTTTCGATGAGGGGAGTGCCAGTTGTTAATGTCCAGCCGAACCAGCCGCAGACCATCGATTGGTTCGTCAAACAGATGTATCACTTCTGCGGATTGCTCTGTCTTTTCATGGATCAGCGGATACTGCCAAGGTGGGTCCGATGCAGCATTGGCGAGGAAGCAACGTGCTGGCTTCTGTTTCCCAACGGCTACACCAAGGAGGAATCAGAACGTGAGACTCTTGGAGCGGACTTTCCGCTATTTGTTCTCCCCGACTTTGGCGAGGGATACGGATCGAAGTTGGAAAAGTGGATGTCTGCGCCCGAGATGCTGCGAAACGCCATCCATCTGTTTCTTGACGCTCGGTTCTCCGAAGGCGATTCCGACCAGGGCCGGTTCTTGACTGCGATGAGGTCATTGGAAACCGTAAGCCGAGCAACCCAGCCCGGCCTGTACATGAAGAAAGAAGACTACGCCGATGTTCAAACCGCTCTTGTCGATGCGATTCCCAAGTCGCTTTCCGGGCCTCATCGGAGCAGCCTGGAAAGCAAGATTGAATACGGAAACGAACTCTCTCAACGAGTTCGGATCGTAAGTCTTCTGGAATCGCTTACGCCGGAATTGCTGAACTGCGTTTGCGTTTCGCTCGTTAAGTTCAAGAACGGAATTGTCTTAACTCGGAACTATCTGACGCACTATTCGGAAAAAGACCGCTCCGTGGCGCTGCGTGGCGGAGAACTGATTTGGGCGAGAGATAAGATCATCATGCTTATCAGGATTCTGTTGCTAATGCACCTTGACTTACCTCAGGAAAAGATCGCCGCTCGGATCAGCAATCATCCCCGATTCATGCAGCAAAAGTGGATTTGGAAAGAGGTCAGGGAGTGCTAAGGTTGGGGCAGCGCCAAATTGTCCTCGGATATTTGCGGCTTGCTCAGTCTGTTAAGTCATGGAGGGGATATGAACGATCTCGAACTGCGAATCGAGCAATACCGAGCCGATTTTAAGGCGACAACAGGAAAGCCCTTCGACCATTTTTACTGTCCGATCTTGATGCGAGACGAACAGACTGAAATGTGCCGAGGCCACGTCGTGGCCGATGCATTTGGGACATGTGGCAAGTGGGTGCCACAGCGCAAGGACGTAGATAATTTCTACGGGTCAGTCGTTGAGGCCGACTTGATCACCGTCGTCGAAGACAGAGGCAAAGACCCATTCAGGCTCTGGCTCGAACCCAATGGGCGAAGGCTACACCGCCCTCGGCTCGAATACGATGGAACCGTATGGTCGCACTATTTTCCTCAAGGTGATATTCCCAAGGTTGAAGGGCATACGCCAATCCTGATTGAAGGTTCCGATGGCAGCAACTACAAGATGGTTGTCAAGGTTCCGCCAAGCGTTCTCCAGTCTGCAGAGAACCCGAAACTCAGTTTGATAATCGAGCGAGATTATCGTCCTGCGGTCACCGCATCCATGCTTAAAGCGGCACATCTCACTCTGTTCGAGATTTTCGGTTACGAGCATGTGTTTCGTTCATCTGGGCAGTTTTTGGCGAGCATTCTCCGTGAGTTCTTCGACAGATTCAAATCTGCGAAGAACGTCACCGAAGACGATGTCGCTGACCATTTTATGAAATTCGAGAGGATGATTTCCCCGATTGTCCTCCAAGACAAAACTCTGTTGCAAGGAACGATTACTGACCGGCGATTTATCACATGCATCTCGACGAACAAGGACGTTTTCGCACTCGGCGTTATCGTCAGGGCCAAAGATGATATGTTCTGCGTCTTTCTCCCAACGGATAAGTCGATTGATACGTATTTCAGCTTCTTGAAGGAGCCGCCAAAGTCCATCGCTGCGAGAATCACGCAGTTTTTCGAGAAAGATGACAAAGGTGGCCCTCGGTGGCGGGACTTGCACGCTGACACTCTTCGGCTCCCACTGGATCAGTCGATGCCGGACTATTTTTCACATGAATCCAACGGAGGTCCAGATGAGTGATTCAAACCCGCAGGGCGAAAACAGTTCGATGGCAAAGCAGGCGGCTGAACTGCAAGCAATGCTGAAACCTATCGACTTTGCGAAAATCCAAGCGGCGACCGCTGCCTTCAATTCCATCAAGATGTCGGAAGAGGTGAAGAATGCGGCGAAGATGTTGGCGGAACTCGCCGTTCCTAAGTTCGCCGAATCGATGCCAGATATGAATCTGTTGGCATCGCTTGTGGTGCCTGACCTGACGGTGATCAAGCAGTTCGAGATGCCGAAAATCCCGAAGATCGAAATGACAGACTTCCCGAAGATGCACACCGATTTCGAGCGGGTGCGTGATCTCGTAATTGGGGCACAAGCGAACTACACGGAGCAGTTCAATCACATCAAGTCGATGCTCGATGGCATTTCAACAAGTCTTACCACTCCCTTTGAACACCTGTTCTTTGAAAACCGGCTCTCATCGCTCGTCAATGACTTGATCGGAATCAACAACAGCAAGATTGCAGAGCGGCTGCGTCGTCATCATGAGCGACATCTGATCGTCGGCGATAAGTTGCCAAGTCGTGGCTGGTATCTCACTGGCACCGAACCCATCGGTCTGACCTTCACTCTGGCCGAAGCCATCGAGAACAATGACTGGGATCGTGTTGATCAGAAAGTCATGGAACATCTCCCCGTATTCGACGAGGACAAACTCCGGGCCGCTTTGGTGGATGAGGGCGTCCCAGAACACTGCATAAACCGTCTGTGCAAGTTCTTGCAGCATCATCGTTCGGGGAATTACGAGGAAGCGACCTATCTCGGCGTGCCGCTCATCGACGAGTTGGCCCGGTGCATGTACAAGGGTAAGGACTTCACGACAAAGGGCAGGGCCAACCCCAAGAATGGCAAGATGCGCCCCCAGATCGCAATGGCGTCAGCGGGTGCGCCGGCGCTCAAGGAATACCATAGCGCTTTCGTGAGTGACTTCGGATCGCTCCAGCACGAATCCAACACGGCAAAAGTCGCCGACGAGAACTATTGGAATCGCCATGCCATAGTTCATGGTCAGATGAAGCGACCGATGGGTGCAAAGGACTCAGCAAAGTGCCTGATGGCGATCTCCTTTGTTCTGTCTGCGAAGGAGGAACCGAAGCCAACGCCGCAGGAAGAAGTCGAACGGCTTGTTGCCGAACTTGAGGGCAGGAACTGAAATTGCCCCTCTGCTCGATGCGTAATTTGAGAGGCATTCGCTTAATTTGGTAGAAATCCGCCGACGACGGGCGTCCTGAAACTCACCAGCAAAGTGAGGCTCAGGAATGTGCAGCGAATCACACGTCGTCGTTTTTCGGAAGTGGCGAGACACCGGCACGGTCATCGCCCTTTTCCCCGAACTGCCGTCCGACATCAACGGATGGTACTGCGACTCATATGAGCAGATCGGCCAGCACGGCGGAGCCGACTATCACGGCGTCATCCAGCACACCACGCCTGCGTCAGCCGAAGTCTGTGCAGGTTTGTCCAGAGAACTAACCGGCATCGGATACAACCTCAAGCCGATCAAGCGTGCTTCGTACCGGCACCATGAGCGCCGGCGTGAAGCGGCTCGGCAATTCCGCTATCCCCAGACAACGTAACGAAGATTCACCTCGAATCCGCACTCAGAACATCTGGGCTTTGCGACTCCGACTTTGCCCTTCTCGCAATGCGGGCAAACGTCAGAGTCCAGTAGTATCTTCACTTGCTCGCCAAGCCTGATTCCGCACTCACCGCAAACGGGCTGATCCATCTTGAAGTCCCAGACACCCCAGCAGGCCGGGCAGTGATCGTGGGGAACGATCATCATCTCACCGTTAACGACGTATTTTTGCGGCGACGAATCGCCCCAGGTGCGGTACGGCTGTTGGCCACGTAGTGACGATAGGCCAGTGGAAAGCAGCGGCAATGATCGCTCTCGCTTGGAATCGAACACATCGAGCCGACAGTCGAGACTCACCGACAAATCGCTGCCAACGGCTTTGCTGAGTTCTGCCAACTTCGTCTTGAGCAACTCCGCTTTCTCCGACGCCAACATCTCATCAACGATGTCGGCGATCTCATCGACGAGCGCATCGGCGGCTTCAAACTTCTCACGGTCCATTGCTTCATTTCCTTCGGTGGGTATTGCGCCAGCGTACCGACCAACGGCGATTATCACCAGCAGCCGACGGGCGTCCAAAAGTCAGTGGCAATCCAACTGACTCAAAAGGACGCTCAAATGATCGCTCAGTCTGATCTCTACCAGCAAGTCACCGATCAAATCATCAAGCAACTCGAAAGCGGCGTCGGTGAATGGCGCAAACGTTGGGCGAGCGCCGGCTGCGGCCTGCCACGAAACGTAGCAGGCCGCAGCTACCGTGGCGTGAACATCTTGCTGCTCTGGTCTGCGGCTCAGGATCGGAACTTCGATTCGTCGATCTGGGGTACGTTCAATCAATGGAAGGGGATCGGTGGTCACGTCAAACGTGGCGAGAAGGGGACTCGCATCATCTTTTGGCGAGTTGTCACGGAGACTGTCACGGACCCGAAGACTGGCCAGGACAAAGAAGAACGCCGGTTTTTCTGCAAGCAGTTTGTTGTTTTCAACTTGGACCAGTGCGGCGGCGACAAGCTCGAGCGCTTTCGCACGGTTCGACCCGTTCGTGAATTTGTCGATTTTGGCCCGGCAGAAGAGGCGATCTCTGCGACGGGCGCTGACATCCGCCACATCGGAAATCGGGCTTTCTACACTCCCGATTCCGACTTCGTACAACTGCCGCCGAAAGTCGCATTCGACAGCGAAGCGGCCTATTACTCGACGGCACTCCATGAATTGGTTCACTGGAGCGGCCATGAAAGCCGTCTTAGTCGTCTCGACAAGTTGGCCCGGTTCGGTGATCAGTCCTATGCGGCTGAAGAATTGGTTGCCGAGTTGGGGGCTGCTTTCTTATCGTCGTCGCTTGGCATTCCCAACTTGCCGCTGCAAGACAATGCCGCCTACCTGAAGTCATGGCTTGAAGTGCTGCGTGCCGACAATCGAGCAATCTTCACCGCCGCAACTGCCGCCAGCGCCGCAG contains:
- a CDS encoding ArdC family protein; protein product: MIAQSDLYQQVTDQIIKQLESGVGEWRKRWASAGCGLPRNVAGRSYRGVNILLLWSAAQDRNFDSSIWGTFNQWKGIGGHVKRGEKGTRIIFWRVVTETVTDPKTGQDKEERRFFCKQFVVFNLDQCGGDKLERFRTVRPVREFVDFGPAEEAISATGADIRHIGNRAFYTPDSDFVQLPPKVAFDSEAAYYSTALHELVHWSGHESRLSRLDKLARFGDQSYAAEELVAELGAAFLSSSLGIPNLPLQDNAAYLKSWLEVLRADNRAIFTAATAASAAADFILGFSRQDEAQEAEEEEAMLV
- a CDS encoding ApeA N-terminal domain 1-containing protein, with protein sequence MPENMGAGMTKMRYMLDEDFEADGRWWLPDRPDEWRYGTILFSQRDLKLKIHGSLESKETVQAEAGVWRRDFRRFDTIYGVLNDGKRVTLLKCRAQGGTSDMQEALISIYGAIYGVVGHHCQPFDEQRFTDWRFNCNRLDDFTANLTITWDERTNEVGDFSGIGVDHTAPPKQLYESQCTDAKWQFESELWFKTKIGKPKVSMRGVPVVNVQPNQPQTIDWFVKQMYHFCGLLCLFMDQRILPRWVRCSIGEEATCWLLFPNGYTKEESERETLGADFPLFVLPDFGEGYGSKLEKWMSAPEMLRNAIHLFLDARFSEGDSDQGRFLTAMRSLETVSRATQPGLYMKKEDYADVQTALVDAIPKSLSGPHRSSLESKIEYGNELSQRVRIVSLLESLTPELLNCVCVSLVKFKNGIVLTRNYLTHYSEKDRSVALRGGELIWARDKIIMLIRILLLMHLDLPQEKIAARISNHPRFMQQKWIWKEVREC